In the Chryseobacterium sp. MYb264 genome, one interval contains:
- a CDS encoding DUF4280 domain-containing protein, protein MALKEKIVQGAICSCMFGKTTDRLKVLTHNKYYLNDHQGKSKLAATHKDIGTTFEKNSFGNCSKMNNNPCTASVTSWSNYYEKVLYDPPKGYILTEDSKATCPIGGKDCISILRSGQTAEPSKQNFNNADEELLQHILPVVNMKNFEKKPQNKSEI, encoded by the coding sequence ATGGCATTGAAAGAAAAAATCGTACAGGGCGCCATCTGCAGCTGCATGTTCGGTAAAACGACCGATCGGCTGAAGGTGCTTACCCACAATAAATACTACCTCAACGATCATCAGGGAAAAAGCAAGCTGGCCGCCACCCACAAAGATATAGGCACCACCTTTGAAAAAAATTCATTCGGAAACTGCTCAAAGATGAATAATAATCCCTGCACTGCATCTGTAACCTCATGGAGTAACTACTACGAAAAGGTGCTTTATGATCCGCCCAAGGGATATATTTTAACCGAGGACAGTAAAGCGACCTGCCCCATCGGAGGTAAAGACTGCATCAGTATTCTGAGATCAGGGCAGACGGCAGAACCTAGCAAACAGAATTTCAATAATGCAGATGAAGAACTGCTGCAGCATATTCTTCCTGTTGTTAATATGAAAAATTTTGAGAAAAAGCCACAAAACAAATCCGAAATATAA
- a CDS encoding HAD family hydrolase: MKDIKMIVTDMDGTFLNSSHEVSPEFPEIYEELKKRNILFVPASGRQMLGITKYFGAIENEMAFIAENGGYVIYKNEELFADQLDQQYIAEIIRAIRHIPGATAVLSGKKKAYVETDNQDFIDYISQFYTDNERREDLTEPVDDSIFKIAIYHPEGSEDNVYPVARAFEKYDLEVVVSGQYWLDIMNKNINKGIALEKLQKSLNITPEETMAFGDYMNDIQMLENSKYSYAMKNAHPSVKKAAQFEACSNDNFGVLETIKEYLKSN, encoded by the coding sequence ATGAAAGATATTAAAATGATTGTAACGGATATGGATGGCACTTTTCTGAACTCTTCCCACGAAGTAAGTCCGGAATTTCCTGAAATCTATGAAGAACTGAAAAAAAGAAATATCCTCTTTGTTCCTGCGAGTGGCAGACAAATGTTGGGCATCACTAAATATTTCGGGGCTATTGAGAACGAAATGGCTTTCATTGCTGAAAATGGGGGATATGTTATTTATAAAAATGAGGAGCTTTTCGCGGATCAGCTGGATCAGCAGTATATTGCTGAAATTATCAGAGCTATCCGTCATATTCCGGGGGCAACGGCTGTTTTGTCCGGGAAGAAAAAAGCGTATGTGGAAACGGATAATCAGGATTTTATCGATTATATTTCCCAGTTTTACACCGATAATGAAAGAAGAGAAGACCTGACAGAGCCTGTAGACGACAGCATCTTTAAAATTGCAATTTACCATCCTGAAGGTTCGGAAGACAATGTATATCCCGTTGCCAGAGCATTTGAAAAATACGATCTGGAGGTCGTTGTTTCCGGACAGTACTGGCTGGATATTATGAATAAAAATATCAATAAAGGTATTGCGTTAGAGAAACTTCAGAAATCCCTGAACATTACCCCTGAGGAGACCATGGCTTTTGGTGATTATATGAATGATATTCAGATGCTTGAAAACTCAAAATATTCGTATGCAATGAAGAATGCGCATCCTTCCGTGAAGAAAGCTGCCCAATTTGAAGCTTGCTCGAATGACAATTTTGGGGTGCTGGAAACAATTAAAGAATATCTGAAAAGTAATTAG